The Calditerrivibrio sp. DNA window AAAACTATAGAAGCAAGACTTATTGCAAATGACTTTACCCCTTGTAGAGCAGCTTCTGTGGCTGCAGAAACTGTACCTGAATATATAACATTGGACGCCAAGTTTGCTCCATGATTTATACCCGATACAACTATGTCAGGTTTTGTTGTCAAAATGTCACTGAATGCGAGTTTTACGCAGTCTGCTGGTGTACCTTGTATGCCATAACCAAAAAATTTATCCTTTCTTGTAACTTCATATATTCTTAGGGGGTTGGAGATTGTAATTGCATGTCCTACTGCACTCTGTTCCATAATAGGAGCTACTACCACAACTTCTCCTATTTTACTTAATTCGGTATAGGCAGAGTATATCCCTTTGGAATATATACCGTCGTCGTTGGTCAAAAGTATTTTCATATATCACCTAAAACATTTTCTGAAAGATAATACTATTAAACAAACATGTCAATAAGCAACAATGATCAATGTAGTTAAATTGATGTTGGGAGATCGTGGGATATTTTGATATAATTTATGTATGGTATTTAATAAGATAAAAGCTGAAGCTTTTAATTACAAGATTGAGCTTTTATTTTGTATAGAGCTTCTTTTATCTTTTTTACCCATACAGGTCTTTTTTAAATTCTGTCTTATGATAACCTTCTTTTTGTTATTATTAAAAATGTGGTTGAGATGGCTTTTTGCAATCTTTTTTGTGATCTTCTTTTTATTGGTTAACTATTCTGTTTTTATTGTGGATAAAGATATAAGGAGCAGAGAAAAAATTACTTTTTATACAGTATCCGGTACAGTCAAAGGGGATTATCTTGAAGTGGGGGATGTGGTTGTTGGGATCTTTGAGTGCAAAAAAGAAAGCTTTTTTGAAGAGTGTACTCTTAAGAGGGAATTCTTTAAAATGAGGGTACCATTTTATTCTTACCTAATGAAGTTTCGAAACGAAAGGGTAAATCAACTATATTATGGATCAGGTAAAAAGGTGACATTGATTCAGGCTATGTTTTATGGGGATAGAAGCTTTCTTTCAAATGAAGTTAAAGAAAA harbors:
- the surE gene encoding 5'/3'-nucleotidase SurE, giving the protein MKILLTNDDGIYSKGIYSAYTELSKIGEVVVVAPIMEQSAVGHAITISNPLRIYEVTRKDKFFGYGIQGTPADCVKLAFSDILTTKPDIVVSGINHGANLASNVIYSGTVSAATEAALQGVKSFAISLASIVFDDFSVAAEYTRFFAELFTKMKISTNTVFNINVPPLKKNEIKGWRYTVQGKSKYLDTFEKRVDPRGNTYFWLTGERVTTEYGEDCDDYWVSQGYVSVTPIKYDLTDYEVFNKLKNAEVMK